A region from the bacterium genome encodes:
- a CDS encoding N-acetyl sugar amidotransferase, whose product MKYCKKCLMPDTRPGSIFDGEMVCQACRNYEKRNTINWKERKEELSRLCDKYRREDGYYDCIIPVSGGKDSHFLTHTLVKEMNMHPLLVTVTDSFTHTKAGAHNLRNLIETFKLNHYQYTINHDLFRRATRIAFEETGEALKFVEYAIYTIPTLLAQKFDIPFVTFGENSAYEYGTTAKESYLATPVVQAMSDQLEKDKQWWIEKGLTKEEVSSIQLDKTKSLPEVIYLSYFVPWSSVTNLNVAKRYGFKDLSHEWKREGCIEDFEQIDSVAYMVHLWLKYPKFGFQRTSDIASRRVREGSISLSQAKKLIMEYDHKLDQKAMEDFINFTGYTPKQFWDIVEKFWNPEIFEKVDGGWRMKCPVYKDLI is encoded by the coding sequence ATGAAGTATTGTAAAAAATGTTTAATGCCAGATACAAGACCCGGCTCTATCTTTGATGGAGAAATGGTATGTCAAGCGTGCCGTAATTATGAAAAACGCAACACAATTAATTGGAAAGAAAGAAAAGAAGAATTAAGCAGACTCTGTGATAAATATAGAAGAGAAGATGGATATTATGATTGTATTATTCCGGTCAGTGGTGGCAAGGATTCTCATTTCTTAACTCACACATTAGTAAAAGAGATGAATATGCATCCATTATTAGTAACGGTAACAGATAGCTTTACCCATACAAAAGCAGGGGCACATAACCTAAGAAATCTTATAGAAACCTTTAAGCTAAACCATTATCAATACACAATTAACCACGATTTATTCAGAAGAGCAACAAGAATAGCCTTTGAAGAAACAGGAGAGGCACTTAAATTTGTAGAATATGCTATTTATACCATCCCAACTTTATTAGCTCAAAAGTTTGATATACCTTTTGTGACATTTGGAGAGAATTCTGCCTATGAATATGGAACTACGGCCAAAGAGTCTTACTTAGCCACACCAGTTGTTCAAGCAATGTCCGACCAATTAGAAAAAGATAAACAATGGTGGATTGAAAAAGGGCTAACAAAGGAAGAGGTAAGTTCAATTCAATTAGACAAAACCAAATCCCTGCCGGAAGTAATTTATCTGAGTTATTTTGTCCCCTGGAGTAGTGTAACTAATTTAAATGTTGCAAAACGGTATGGATTTAAAGACCTATCTCATGAATGGAAAAGAGAAGGATGTATTGAAGATTTTGAACAGATAGATTCGGTAGCTTATATGGTCCATCTCTGGTTAAAATATCCCAAGTTTGGATTTCAGAGAACCTCTGATATTGCCAGTCGGCGTGTTCGAGAAGGAAGTATTAGCCTATCCCAGGCTAAAAAACTCATTATGGAATATGACCATAAGTTAGACCAGAAAGCAATGGAAGATTTTATAAATTTCACAGGATATACACCAAAGCAATTTTGGGATATAGTAGAAAAATTCTGGAATCCTGAGATATTTGAAAAGGTCGATGGTGGATGGCGGATGAAATGTCCGGTATATAAAGATTTAATTTGA
- a CDS encoding pseudaminic acid biosynthesis-associated methylase: MSEITEQLKKWTGEFGKEYTERNPTTLKELETLYQKNYGITRTELNRLFLENLPLSMRILEVGSNVGNQLLCLQKMGFKNLYAIEPQSYAVELSKSRTKDINIIKGDGFDIPFKDKYFDLVFTSGVLIHIHPSSILQVMKEIYRCTKTYIWGFEYYATEYTEIVYRGQENLLWKVNFSKMFREEFNDLELVKEKYLPYLHNEKNVDVMFLLKKKSK; encoded by the coding sequence ATGTCTGAAATTACTGAACAGTTAAAAAAGTGGACAGGTGAATTTGGCAAAGAATATACGGAGAGAAATCCAACCACTCTAAAAGAATTAGAAACATTATATCAAAAAAATTATGGTATAACAAGAACTGAATTAAATAGATTGTTCTTAGAAAACCTGCCTCTTTCAATGCGGATTCTGGAGGTTGGGTCTAATGTTGGTAATCAATTACTCTGCTTGCAAAAAATGGGTTTTAAAAATTTATATGCTATTGAACCACAAAGTTATGCCGTTGAACTATCAAAATCAAGAACCAAAGATATTAATATTATCAAGGGAGATGGTTTTGATATTCCTTTTAAAGATAAATACTTTGATCTGGTATTTACTTCAGGGGTGCTTATTCATATCCATCCCTCCAGTATCCTTCAGGTTATGAAGGAGATATACAGGTGCACAAAAACTTACATCTGGGGATTTGAATACTATGCTACTGAATATACCGAGATAGTCTATAGAGGGCAGGAAAATTTGCTATGGAAGGTAAATTTTTCCAAAATGTTTCGTGAAGAATTTAATGATTTAGAACTGGTTAAAGAAAAATATCTGCCGTATCTACATAATGAGAAAAATGTAGATGTAATGTTTTTATTAAAAAAGAAGAGTAAATAA
- a CDS encoding glycosyltransferase family protein has product MKVSIITQARITSTRLPAKVLKTIKGKSLLAYHIQRAKWSGLPIIVATTLKNNESIIEECNLLKTPYFRGDEDDVLSRYYHCARENQIDTIIRITSDCPLIDGYLVREGYEEYKRLKVDYLSNSIERTFPRGLDFEIFSFEALELAYKNAKELFEREHVTPYIWKSNPNLFRIKNFLFRLNKSGYRITVDTEKDFEVIKILIEDYGADQKGYEEIIEILDKHPEIVKINENVKQKNDGV; this is encoded by the coding sequence ATGAAGGTTTCTATCATAACCCAGGCAAGAATAACATCTACTCGACTTCCCGCAAAGGTATTAAAAACTATAAAAGGAAAATCCCTGTTGGCTTACCATATTCAAAGGGCAAAATGGTCAGGTCTGCCTATTATTGTGGCTACAACACTAAAGAATAATGAATCTATTATTGAAGAATGCAATCTATTAAAAACTCCATACTTTAGAGGAGATGAAGATGATGTATTAAGTAGATATTATCATTGTGCCAGAGAAAACCAGATAGATACTATTATTAGAATAACCTCTGATTGTCCTTTAATAGATGGATACTTAGTTAGAGAGGGATATGAAGAATATAAAAGATTAAAGGTGGATTATTTATCAAACTCCATTGAACGAACCTTTCCAAGAGGATTAGATTTTGAAATTTTTTCTTTTGAGGCTCTTGAATTAGCCTACAAAAATGCAAAAGAATTGTTTGAAAGAGAACATGTAACCCCTTATATCTGGAAAAGCAATCCAAATTTATTTAGAATAAAAAATTTTTTATTCAGACTAAACAAATCTGGGTATAGAATCACTGTGGATACGGAAAAAGATTTTGAGGTGATAAAGATTTTAATTGAAGATTATGGGGCAGACCAAAAGGGTTATGAAGAAATCATTGAGATATTGGATAAGCATCCAGAGATAGTAAAGATTAATGAAAATGTTAAACAGAAAAACGATGGAGTGTAA
- the pseG gene encoding UDP-2,4-diacetamido-2,4,6-trideoxy-beta-L-altropyranose hydrolase, translating into MKMLNRKTMECKKSRAIFRVDGGAGIGLGHIMRCLNLADGLKEKNIQSIFITKDNNSEIEKHIVNYLVEKLPSHIDLKEDLELTINLIKKHQPDLVITDSYEIDEYYLEQMKKLNGTLISIDDLSKLHFCSDMVLNQNIGFKDSDYSTEGYTRLLLGTKYALLRKEFGEKHCLEKEIKSVAGNILITLGGTDIDNQTVKVIRAIKTIEDNLIATVIMGPAYQYEEILNNEIKGTDGQFILRRNPQDIFALMMNTDVAISAGGSTCYELACLGVPNIILILADNQKKVANGLANYGTSVNLGWFEEVTEEQIKEAVEDLIKNRDWREKMSRKGKELVDGRGVKRVVEEIWSLLE; encoded by the coding sequence ATGAAAATGTTAAACAGAAAAACGATGGAGTGTAAAAAAAGTAGAGCAATATTCAGAGTTGATGGTGGTGCAGGTATCGGCCTGGGACACATAATGCGATGTTTAAATCTGGCTGATGGATTAAAAGAAAAAAATATCCAAAGTATATTTATCACTAAAGACAATAATTCAGAAATTGAAAAGCATATTGTTAATTATTTAGTAGAGAAATTGCCTTCACATATAGATTTGAAGGAAGACCTGGAGTTAACCATTAATTTAATTAAGAAACATCAACCTGATTTAGTCATTACTGATTCTTATGAAATTGATGAATATTATCTTGAGCAGATGAAGAAATTGAATGGGACGCTAATAAGTATTGATGACCTATCAAAATTGCATTTCTGTTCTGATATGGTGCTCAATCAGAATATCGGGTTTAAGGATAGTGATTACTCTACAGAGGGATATACAAGGTTGTTATTAGGGACTAAATATGCTCTTCTGAGAAAGGAATTTGGAGAAAAGCACTGCTTAGAGAAAGAAATAAAAAGCGTTGCAGGAAATATCTTGATTACCCTTGGTGGAACTGATATTGATAATCAGACGGTTAAAGTAATCAGGGCAATTAAAACAATCGAAGATAATCTTATTGCTACCGTAATTATGGGACCGGCCTATCAATACGAGGAAATTCTTAACAATGAGATTAAAGGAACAGACGGTCAGTTTATTTTAAGAAGAAATCCTCAAGATATTTTTGCACTGATGATGAATACTGATGTGGCTATCAGTGCAGGTGGAAGTACTTGCTATGAGCTGGCCTGTTTGGGGGTGCCGAATATCATTCTGATCCTGGCTGATAACCAGAAGAAGGTTGCCAACGGATTGGCTAACTACGGCACTTCTGTTAATTTAGGTTGGTTTGAAGAAGTTACTGAAGAACAAATCAAAGAGGCGGTAGAGGATTTGATTAAAAATAGAGATTGGCGAGAGAAGATGAGCAGGAAAGGTAAAGAATTGGTTGATGGTAGAGGGGTGAAAAGAGTAGTAGAAGAAATTTGGAGTTTATTGGAGTGA
- the neuB gene encoding N-acetylneuraminate synthase, whose amino-acid sequence MMKKVKIGNKLIGEDEPCFVIAEAGSNHNRDFNQALKLIDVAVESQADAVKFQTYSAEFLYSKKTPKMNYLKKEKLTKEDESVWELIKRIEMPRAWHKDLSDYCQEKGIMFLSTPFDLQAVDELEEVGMLAHKIASFEITHLPLLEYVAKTGKPIILSTGMANLSDIETALEVINKQGNEDVILLHCAINYPAKYENLNLKAMQTMKQAFQLPVGFSDHSLGITADIAAVALGASVIEKHYTLDRKLPGPDHPFALEPDELRAMVQGIRDTEKALGSPIKRHTKDEEEMFHLARRGLVAACHIPRGTKISREMIEVKRPGLGIPTKMMDIVIGRTAMVDIEEDDILTWEMI is encoded by the coding sequence ATGATGAAAAAAGTCAAGATAGGCAATAAATTAATTGGTGAAGATGAACCTTGCTTTGTAATTGCTGAGGCAGGAAGTAATCATAACCGTGATTTCAATCAGGCATTAAAACTGATTGATGTAGCGGTTGAATCTCAGGCTGATGCAGTTAAGTTTCAAACCTACTCTGCAGAATTTCTCTATTCAAAAAAGACACCTAAGATGAATTATCTAAAAAAAGAGAAATTGACTAAAGAAGATGAATCGGTTTGGGAGCTTATTAAGCGAATTGAAATGCCCCGAGCATGGCATAAAGACTTATCAGACTATTGTCAGGAAAAAGGAATTATGTTCCTTTCCACTCCTTTTGACCTTCAGGCTGTAGATGAACTTGAAGAGGTAGGTATGTTGGCACATAAGATTGCTTCATTTGAAATTACCCATTTACCTCTTCTGGAATATGTAGCTAAGACAGGCAAACCTATAATCCTTTCTACGGGTATGGCTAATCTTTCAGATATTGAAACAGCCCTTGAAGTGATAAATAAACAAGGCAATGAAGATGTTATTTTACTTCATTGTGCTATAAACTACCCGGCTAAATATGAAAATTTAAACTTAAAAGCGATGCAGACAATGAAACAGGCATTTCAATTACCAGTAGGATTTTCTGACCATAGCCTGGGTATTACGGCAGATATAGCCGCGGTGGCTCTGGGAGCCAGTGTCATAGAAAAACATTACACCTTAGATAGAAAATTACCCGGTCCTGACCATCCCTTTGCTTTAGAACCTGATGAGCTAAGGGCAATGGTTCAGGGGATAAGAGATACGGAAAAGGCATTGGGCTCACCAATTAAAAGACATACTAAAGATGAAGAGGAAATGTTTCATTTAGCCAGAAGAGGTCTTGTTGCCGCATGTCATATCCCCAGAGGAACAAAGATTAGCAGGGAGATGATAGAAGTTAAACGGCCAGGACTGGGCATCCCAACCAAAATGATGGATATAGTTATTGGTCGAACCGCTATGGTGGACATCGAAGAAGATGATATACTGACCTGGGAGATGATATGA
- a CDS encoding GNAT family N-acetyltransferase → MITLREATIEDKDDIYHWRNDPVTRKQSFNTREIPYQEHCQWFNKALESPDKLFYIGIDDKNEKCGVVRFDLQGEFSAEISVNVPASNRGRGIGSQLIGQSCALFFSKTKRKFVIARIKEKNTASIKAFQKAGFLELFGYNDTTEGKVVSLILLVSKKEK, encoded by the coding sequence ATGATAACCTTACGAGAAGCTACAATTGAAGACAAAGATGATATTTATCATTGGAGAAATGACCCGGTAACAAGAAAACAATCCTTTAATACCAGAGAAATTCCATATCAAGAACATTGCCAATGGTTCAACAAAGCATTAGAATCTCCCGATAAACTTTTCTATATTGGGATTGATGATAAAAATGAAAAATGTGGTGTTGTCCGATTTGATCTGCAAGGTGAATTTTCTGCTGAAATAAGTGTTAATGTTCCTGCTTCAAATAGAGGTCGAGGCATTGGTTCACAACTAATTGGACAATCTTGTGCCTTGTTTTTCTCAAAGACAAAAAGAAAATTTGTCATAGCCAGAATTAAAGAAAAAAATACTGCCTCTATTAAAGCCTTCCAGAAGGCGGGATTTTTGGAACTGTTTGGTTATAATGATACTACTGAAGGAAAAGTAGTATCTCTAATTTTACTGGTTAGCAAAAAAGAAAAATGA
- a CDS encoding oligosaccharide flippase family protein, whose translation MNNNFNLAYILKHKLVTNTFVYTNSNIIVSAIPFLLLPILTRYLTPADYGIVATFQVILAIITIVVGLNTHGAVAVNFFQMNEQEIKIYIGNIAYIIIISFVLTFGLISMFIKPLSYLLKFPGEWLPIIAVVALSQAVSLVTLTLWQVKQKPVPYGIFQIAQMLINVSLSLFFVVVLGWKWQGRLSGIIITSIIFAVVAGFIIFKKKYIGFSFNKGYVKDALFFGIPLIPHALAGWVMTGIDRIFLNSMVGVATTGIYMVGYQVGMIIGLLATSFNQTWAPFLYEKLKENNYSTKVKIVKFTYLYYISIITLALVLSFLAPFLLKFFVGKSFHSAYKYVLWIALGYAANGMYYMVANYIFYVKKTYILVCITFFSAGVNIVLNYFLIKANGAIGAAQSATISFFTVFILTWILSAKVYSMPWFSFWKRNEV comes from the coding sequence ATGAATAATAATTTTAATCTTGCCTATATCCTTAAACATAAACTCGTTACAAATACTTTTGTCTACACAAATTCTAATATTATTGTCTCGGCTATTCCATTTCTGCTTTTACCTATTCTAACCCGTTATTTAACCCCTGCTGATTATGGTATTGTTGCTACTTTTCAGGTAATATTAGCGATAATAACAATAGTGGTGGGATTAAATACTCACGGTGCGGTAGCGGTAAATTTTTTCCAGATGAATGAACAGGAAATCAAGATTTATATAGGCAATATAGCCTATATTATAATTATTAGTTTTGTTTTGACCTTTGGGTTAATCAGTATGTTCATAAAGCCGCTTTCCTATCTGTTAAAATTCCCAGGAGAGTGGTTACCTATTATAGCTGTGGTTGCTTTGTCACAGGCTGTTTCTCTGGTTACTCTTACACTCTGGCAGGTAAAACAAAAACCTGTCCCTTATGGAATCTTCCAAATTGCTCAAATGCTTATTAATGTTAGTCTCTCTTTGTTCTTTGTGGTAGTATTGGGTTGGAAATGGCAGGGGAGATTATCAGGTATAATTATTACCTCTATTATCTTTGCCGTTGTTGCTGGTTTTATAATTTTCAAAAAAAAATATATAGGATTTTCCTTTAATAAGGGTTATGTTAAAGATGCTTTGTTTTTTGGCATTCCCCTTATCCCACATGCGTTAGCTGGCTGGGTGATGACAGGCATAGATAGAATTTTCCTTAATTCAATGGTTGGCGTTGCTACAACCGGTATTTATATGGTAGGTTATCAAGTAGGAATGATTATAGGTTTATTAGCCACTTCATTTAATCAAACCTGGGCACCATTTCTATATGAAAAATTAAAGGAAAATAATTATTCTACAAAGGTAAAGATTGTTAAATTCACATATTTATACTATATATCTATAATTACCCTGGCATTAGTATTAAGTTTTTTAGCTCCATTTTTGCTAAAATTTTTTGTGGGAAAGAGTTTTCATTCTGCATATAAATATGTCTTGTGGATTGCTTTGGGCTATGCGGCAAACGGTATGTATTATATGGTCGCAAATTATATTTTTTATGTTAAAAAAACCTACATTTTAGTTTGCATAACATTTTTTTCCGCAGGTGTTAATATAGTTCTAAATTATTTTCTAATAAAGGCTAACGGAGCAATAGGTGCCGCTCAATCAGCAACAATTAGTTTTTTTACTGTATTTATTCTTACCTGGATATTAAGTGCAAAGGTCTATTCTATGCCCTGGTTTAGCTTTTGGAAACGAAATGAGGTATAA
- a CDS encoding UTP--glucose-1-phosphate uridylyltransferase, with protein sequence MNNNLDWLKKNYPEMDVEKFGEIRQKYLRNELEVIYDGEICSLKGTKYMSSYDELSVIEQQNGLMPDYFSQRGFNLAENGKLGMIILNGGVATSYEKELGYRPTKGIFQAIMLTPISFIAIKLYSIYQTGLPIPTYFMNSPSTDKDTKDYLKKFNDFNLKVKPKHFCQDLGWPRINPKTAELITRKSGRLSIVTKGHGDVYQAFEKSGLYDEFINNGGEILLICNVDNSEAKIDLTIAGYFSWLNETQQVQIMFESARQSAEDKKGGKCVLMKRPDGQTGPGILELTRISPHSHNDLLNIEEFNTNMGWLHTSIDRKMFDLPFRVIKKPRLTNVDDPERGESQEVVQFEHEAHKLVELVELGHSHILFVPRDLRFWPNKYFHDQIKKQKLLVEKYKNLYDWLFKLNPSANECILPVKTELLNQLGFEKGIVTSQITIRGNHSGSR encoded by the coding sequence ATGAATAACAATTTAGACTGGTTAAAGAAAAATTATCCAGAAATGGATGTAGAAAAATTTGGTGAAATTCGCCAGAAATACCTGCGAAATGAGTTAGAAGTAATTTATGATGGTGAGATTTGTTCATTAAAAGGAACAAAATATATGAGTTCTTATGACGAGTTATCTGTAATTGAGCAACAAAATGGGCTTATGCCAGATTACTTTTCTCAAAGAGGATTTAACCTGGCAGAAAATGGTAAGTTAGGGATGATAATCTTAAACGGTGGTGTTGCCACTTCGTATGAGAAAGAATTAGGCTATCGACCAACTAAAGGTATATTTCAAGCAATTATGCTCACACCAATTAGTTTTATTGCCATCAAACTTTATTCTATCTATCAAACTGGACTACCCATACCAACATATTTTATGAATAGTCCGTCAACAGATAAAGATACAAAAGACTACCTTAAAAAATTTAATGATTTCAATCTGAAAGTCAAACCAAAACATTTTTGCCAGGATTTGGGTTGGCCAAGAATTAATCCCAAAACCGCAGAATTAATTACTCGCAAAAGCGGCAGATTAAGTATCGTTACTAAAGGACACGGCGATGTCTATCAAGCGTTTGAAAAAAGTGGACTTTATGACGAATTTATTAATAACGGTGGAGAGATACTTTTAATCTGTAATGTGGATAACTCTGAGGCAAAAATAGACCTAACTATCGCGGGATATTTTTCCTGGCTCAATGAAACACAACAGGTGCAAATAATGTTTGAATCTGCCCGGCAATCTGCAGAGGACAAAAAAGGCGGAAAATGCGTTCTGATGAAACGACCAGATGGTCAAACAGGACCGGGTATTTTAGAACTTACCCGAATTTCACCACACAGCCATAATGATTTGTTGAATATAGAAGAATTTAATACCAATATGGGCTGGCTACATACCTCAATTGATAGAAAGATGTTTGATTTGCCATTCCGCGTGATAAAAAAACCTCGACTGACTAATGTTGATGACCCGGAGAGAGGAGAAAGTCAAGAGGTAGTTCAATTTGAACATGAGGCACATAAACTTGTGGAACTGGTTGAATTAGGACATTCACATATCCTTTTTGTCCCACGAGATTTACGTTTCTGGCCAAATAAATACTTTCATGACCAGATTAAAAAACAAAAACTATTAGTGGAAAAATACAAAAATTTGTATGATTGGTTGTTTAAATTAAATCCCTCAGCGAATGAATGCATATTACCCGTTAAAACTGAATTGCTAAATCAATTGGGATTTGAAAAAGGAATTGTTACTTCACAGATAACGATTAGAGGTAACCATTCAGGTAGTAGGTAA